The following proteins come from a genomic window of Pichia kudriavzevii chromosome 1, complete sequence:
- a CDS encoding uncharacterized protein (PKUD0A00340; similar to Saccharomyces cerevisiae YNR033W (ABZ1); ancestral locus Anc_6.344), translated as MSILLVDSYDSFTYNLRDLVRRATNAQVITIHNDSYDIEKESDSVQLDTLVESVDAIVIGPGPGSPTKPSDIGVIPHLYKQYIHKPILGICLGFQTLCLANNCKVDYLEEPIHGQIHSIDVVDHSSIFRNLPDKIDSVRYHSIYVDEIDSSKTIKPLAFFTGENNVKILMAAQHREYPHFGVQYHPESICSEYGFEVVENFWNLVKSRASDRSIAHDNHLVSATPLIESFESNGLFKFQYSDISSTLDTEFDILEICDTIQSDGQDTLLLNSASAPGQWSIVGMPINKQSLVITHSTESPNEILVNKWNANEFETIEVDDIFKFLAKFVSQRYFNPTINHQELKTCPFVGGLIGYMSYEEGFFVDRQNLKKRTKSNIDDTKLCFIERFIAISPEKKAYAVTIKEGDDQFLSNLRNLLKSRNTSRPVLVESLSREAKITTPDKEVYFRAFHDCQKYLKLGDSYELCLTYNTIVHLPEKYEPWEIYKALVKKNPSPYSAYLNFKSSMLLSTSPERFISWNDKFCQMRPIKGTLKKNPEIDYQKACKLLKIPKELGENLMIVDLIRDNLLYLLDKINVTELMSVEEYETIYQLVSVIEGEFTNKFTGIDVLKNSLPPGSMTGAPKKRSVEILQQLEDNQRRGLYSGICGYWSLNDNADWSVIIRSLFRYADDLDNMDGYDTYRCGAGGALTVLSTDQGEWDEMLIKLHSVLQLFE; from the coding sequence ATGTCAATCCTTCTAGTGGATTCATATGACTCATTTACATACAACCTGAGAGACTTAGTGCGTAGAGCCACAAATGCCCAAGTTATTACTATTCACAATGATTCCTAcgacattgaaaaagaatcTGATTCTGTACAATTGGATACTTTAGTAGAGTCAGTTGATGCTATAGTGATTGGGCCAGGACCAGGTTCACCAACTAAGCCCAGCGATATTGGTGTTATCCCACACCTTTATAAACAATATATTCATAAACCAATCTTAGGCATATGTCTCGGATTTCAAACATTATGTTTGGCAAATAACTGCAAGGTAGACTATTTGGAAGAACCAATTCACGGTCAAATCCATTCAATTGATGTGGTTGACCattcttccatttttaGAAACCTACCCGATAAAATAGACTCTGTGAGGTATCACTCTATCtatgttgatgaaatcgatTCATCGAAAACGATCAAGCCATTGGCCTTCTTCACAGGGGAAAATAATGTAAAAATCTTGATGGCTGCCCAGCATAGGGAGTATCCTCATTTTGGTGTCCAGTATCACCCTGAATCTATCTGCTCAGAATATGGATTTGAAGTCGTTGAAAATTTTTGGAACTTGGTTAAAAGTAGAGCTTCAGATAGGTCGATTGCCCACGATAACCATCTGGTTTCAGCAACCCCTTTgattgaatcttttgagTCGAACGGTTTATTCAAGTTTCAATATTCTGATATCAGTTCAACACTAGACACTGAGTTTGATATCCTCGAAATTTGTGATACCATCCAATCCGATGGTCAAGACACTTTGTTATTGAATTCAGCATCAGCTCCTGGTCAATGGTCTATTGTTGGTATGCCTATTAATAAGCAATCGCTTGTTATCACACACTCAACAGAGTCTCCCAACGAAATCCTAGTGAACAAATGGAATGCTAATGAGTTTGAGacaattgaagttgatgatataTTCAAGTTCTTGGCTAAGTTTGTTTCCCAGCGTTATTTTAATCCTACAATAAATCATCAAGAATTGAAGACCTGTCCTTTCGTGGGTGGACTGATTGGCTATATGTCGTACGAGGAAGgattttttgttgacagacaaaacttgaagaagcGTACAAAGTCAAATATAGATGATACGAAGCTATGtttcattgaaagattcaTAGCTATATCACCCGAGAAGAAAGCCTACGCAGTTACAATCAAAGAGGGTGATGACCAATTTTTGAGTAATCTTAGGAACTTACTGAAATCACGGAACACATCTAGACCAGTTTTGGTCGAATCGTTATCTCGAGAAGCAAAAATTACCACTCCAGATAAGGAAGTCTATTTTAGAGCTTTTCATGATTGCCAAAAATACTTGAAGCTAGGAGATTCATACGAATTATGTTTGACTTACAACACCATTGTTCATCTACCAGAAAAATACGAGCCTTGGGAGATCTACAAAGCTTtagtgaagaaaaatcCTTCACCTTATTCCGCATACCTGAACTTTAAATCTTCCATGCTATTGTCTACGTCTCCGGAAAGATTTATATCTTGGAACGATAAGTTCTGCCAAATGCGTCCTATAAAAggaacattgaaaaaaaatcctgAAATTGATTATCAGAAAGCTTgcaagttgttgaaaattccaaaagaatTAGGTGAGAACTTGATGATTGTTGACTTGATCAGAGACAACCTCTTGTACCTTCTGGATAAAATCAATGTTACTGAATTAATGtcagttgaagaatatgaaaCTATTTATCAACTTGTCTCAGTTATAGAAGGTGAATTTACTAATAAATTCACAGGGATCGATGTATTGAAAAACTCTTTACCCCCTGGTTCCATGACCGGTGCTCCAAAGAAGAGATCCGTAGAGATTTTGCAACAGTTGGAAGACAACCAACGTCGTGGCTTATATAGTGGTATCTGTGGGTACTGGTCCTTGAATGACAATGCTGATTGGAGTGTTATTATACGATCACTGTTCAGGTATGCCGATGATTTAGACAATATGGACGGTTATGATACGTATAGATGCGGTGCTGGTGGAGCACTCACTGTTTTAAGTACTGACCAAGGTGAATGGGATGAAATGCTCATAAAGTTACATAGCGTTCTCCAACTTTTTGAGTAA